Part of the Rutidosis leptorrhynchoides isolate AG116_Rl617_1_P2 unplaced genomic scaffold, CSIRO_AGI_Rlap_v1 contig606, whole genome shotgun sequence genome, tatatctgAAAATTGCGAACTTCGAATGGAATAGTAAAATTGATATTTTATGTCATATGAATTCCATATATTATACGTGTCGAATTTTGATATGCACAATAATGGCATTAGTACTCGTAAGAACTTCCCTAAAAATATGACAAAAATCTAAAATATAATTAACTTTTTtttgaagttaaaatataattagctTAAAAAAAGTCAAAATGGTCTTAATTAAGTTTGTCATTCTCTTTATTTAAATGGTCAAATTGACTTTCGTAAAAAAATGTCCAAATGacttttattgttttttttttttttttttttgactttaTCCTTTTCTAAATTACATTTTCCTGTGACTAAAAAATATATGCATCCTCCAAACTTAGTTTTCAGTCTCTGGGCCAACAAACTTCTGACGGGCTTAAGTTAAATTTAGAGGCCGAAGAAAACCTCATCATGGACCACATATTTTCATCATGGACCGGACCGGTTCTTTTCTGGACCGGACTGGTTCGAGTTTGGACAGGATCGATTCGAGTCTGGACCGAATTGAATCGGTTTTCCCTGTCTATTGATCATGTGGCATTATATGTGACATGTGATAATTTTTCCACATTATAGATCATGTGGCATGTTAACATTGGTCTAAGGTGCCACGTAAAATGGTTTAACGAAAAATGGTGCGATATGACAAATTTTAACGGTGAAgggatataattatttaatgaatcATTTAAGAGAGATATAATTCTTCTATTAAACTAAGAGGAATATTTTTGTTGACATAACGATCTAAGGGGTATAAAATGTAGTTTTCCCGAAATGAATCCATAAAATATTATGCCACTTTAAAATTTTAATGTAACAATTATTAAAAGAAATGTAATGAAAGATCCAACAATAGAAAGATATGCTTAATATTTTAAATTATCCATTATATTTATACATAATTAGTATTCTTTAGTTTTTTTTCTTTTGGAAGTTTAGTGTTTCGCTTTTTAGAGTCTTAAAGCTTTTGAAAAATTAATTTTTCAGTAAGTTTATATTTCGTCATATgctatttaaatatataataaatattattattaacaagatgattttttaattattaattaaatttttaTTGATTTAAATTTGATTTCGTTAAAAAAATTCGCAATGCAACATAAATTTTTTAAATCTTTtaatatcataatttaaaattatcaTTGAACCAACTGCTTTAAGATCTTTATTAATGTTTAGATTGGTCGCGCAAAGCAAATAATCAAAAAATTGAAAAAATGTGagtaaagaaaaaaataaaagaagaccAAAACCAagatttttcttttattattaattatcacaTGAAGAGTACATTAACCACGTCTAATCCATATTTTGAAATGGAACATGATCAATTGAtatatcaaacatataattgagtaGAGATTGAAAGAGTGATAATAGATCATCCTAGGTGATCATAGATCCAAGAATactatataatataatgtattcaGCTTTACTTGAAATCTTAGGTGGGTATTTAATCTTGGCATGTTGGAAAAATGACTCGCATTGAGCAGCGCCATATCTAGCCACAAATACATCGTAATTACACGTCTCAAGATCTTCATCGACTTCCATAAGAACACTATTAAATGAAAGACTCGCCCCTTGAAAACCGTCAATACATCCCTTCATAGCATAAGGGTTATATTTTCTTTTGGAAGCTATCAACAAGTTTTTGCTGTGTGTCGTGTTAGTCCGTGCCAACTTCAATATAATTTGGACTAGATCATGATAATTTGAAACGGTGGTACTTTTAGGATCCAGAGTAATAGCAGAAAGACAAGCATGAAGGTTGTCCTGTCCACGACAAAAATTTTGGACAAATTTTGACGGGACGATATTGAAGGAATGAAGAAGAGCAAGTATGACAACGATGAACAAAAATGATCTTGTGGAAGCCATTAGATCTAATGGTTTTTATATTTAGTGTCACAATTATATATATGATACCACATATATATAGTGATTTGATAATTGGTGCTCACCacaattaaaaatattttaaccaaTAAAATCATAGAATTTGCTTATCCAgtc contains:
- the LOC139884817 gene encoding uncharacterized protein → MASTRSFLFIVVILALLHSFNIVPSKFVQNFCRGQDNLHACLSAITLDPKSTTVSNYHDLVQIILKLARTNTTHSKNLLIASKRKYNPYAMKGCIDGFQGASLSFNSVLMEVDEDLETCNYDVFVARYGAAQCESFFQHAKIKYPPKISSKAEYIILYSILGSMIT